TGGTTGACTTATTTAGATTATTGCGGGTTGACAGTCAGTCCTGCATCCTCTGGTACAACCAGCTTCGGTGATATTATTCATGCCGCCGGAAATATATCCTGGCTCAGGCTTTGGACCGGGTCGGAGGCTTTAGGAAGTTACGTCAATACAAGCGCATTCAATGCTTATGGCCACGGCTGGATATCAGTGGATGACCTTGACAGTCTGAAGATGGATTTTGCTCAGCATGAGAATACTACACTTTATGTTCTACCCTGGTCTGGCAATAATGCATGCGGATGGAAAAAGCATGATGTTGACTTCCAGTCATCTGACCTGGTCATAGATTCAGTAAACCTGGATATTGATCGGGATACTTACGCATCCGAAGTGTTCAAGGTCGAGAATGTACAAAACGGCAATCACTGGCTCCAGCTCTGGATTGGAGGTTATCTTGATACTAGCTCGTTCAATATCTATGGAAACGGCTGGATTGAAGCCAGTGACCTTTCAAGGCTTGTGATTCCAGGCGATGCTTTCAGCGGTGGAGACAGCCTGTGGATCAGGCAGTACAGCCAATCTCCAGGCTCCAGCAGCTGGGTGGATTATGATTGGCTGGAATTAAAGGAATAGACTCAAGTAAATACAGGTATTCTGATAAAAAATTACGGTTTTAAAGACTTTGCACCGGGAGCATTGCCAGTTTTAAATTAAAAAGCTAGATCGAAGCATGAAGCTTTATACTTGGCACGGCTTCCTGCCCGGAGGCTTTCAGCCCGGAGGGGGACTGGCTCTCCGGGGGGAGCATTACGCGTTTCTGACAACTGAAAAAATTGATGTGTTTGTCACATCTTTTATGGGGTTAAAAGCGGTTTATCATGGCTTGGAACGGGGACTGTCCCTGCCTTCGGGACTGTCCCCTATCTGGTTGTCAGAAACGCGTAATGCTCCCTCTCCGGGCACCCACTTGGCAATAATTCAGACATACGATTTCAAAATACAGCTCAAGTGGGTGCCGGGGTGCCTGTCCCCAGTATCAGAATGGTTCTGTTTACAGACGGGTAATGCTCCCCTTTGCACCAAGGATTTTGCAGCTGAAAACTTTTCCCGGATTATGGAGATAAGGAAATGTCTTCTGCAAAAGATATATCAGTGAAAAAAGCACTCTTGTTTCTTGACTTGCTTCGCGAGGCAGAAATTGATGTTGCAGAGGCCTACCTGTTCGGTTCGGCTGTAAGCGGGGTGCCCCATAGCGACAGTGATATCGACCTGGCCGTGGTATCAAAGAGATTTCAGGGGATCAGATATCATGACATGAAAATGATCAGCGGACACAGAAGAAAGATTGACCTGCGTCTTGAAATACACCCTTTATACACCCTTTTTCCAAAGATGAGGTGTAGCAGGATACTTTGCAGTTTTTTTTTGAAAATCAAACAGGATGGCTTGAGAATTCATCCGTAGGAGTC
This window of the Desulfonatronovibrio magnus genome carries:
- a CDS encoding nucleotidyltransferase domain-containing protein gives rise to the protein MSSAKDISVKKALLFLDLLREAEIDVAEAYLFGSAVSGVPHSDSDIDLAVVSKRFQGIRYHDMKMISGHRRKIDLRLEIHPLYTLFPKMRCSRILCSFFLKIKQDGLRIHP